DNA sequence from the Gammaproteobacteria bacterium genome:
CACGCCGGCAGCCGGGTCGCGGCGGCCTGCGTCCGGCGGCCGGTGCTGCGCCGGGTGCTGGGCGCGAGCGTGGAGCGGGGCCTGCTCGGCGACCTCCCGCCCTGGGACGGCACGCGCGAGCTCGGCGTCATCGCCGGTACGCGCGAATTCGGCATCGGGCGCTTCGTCACCCGCCTGGCGCCGCCCCACGACGGCACGGTGGAGGTCGGCGAGACCTGCCTCGACGGCATGACGGATTTCGTCACCGTCCGCGCCACGCATCTGGGGCTGCTCTATTCCGCGGCGGCCGCGCGGCAGGTGTGCGCCTTCCTCGCCGGCGGGCGTTTCCAGGGTGGGTAGGGGACGGATTTGTCGGATAAGGGGACAGACTTAAGTCTGTCCCCTTGCTTATGCTTATATATATGGATGGCGAGTTACAAGCGGCGGAAAAATCGCTACACTGCAACCAATTCCGCTCCGTACCCGTCCCCACGGGGATGACACTCATTTTATGGCACGCATACTCGGCATAGACCCAGGTTCGCGCGTGACCGGTTTCGGCGTGATCGAGACCGGCGGCCGCAAGCCCGTGTACATCGCGAGCGGCTGCGTCCGCAGCGACGACGACGACCTGGCGCGGCGCCTGAAGACCATCTTCGAGGGCCTGTGCGCGGTCATCGCCGAGCACCGACCGGACGAGGCGGTGATCGAGAACGTGTTCGTCAAGCGCAACATCGAGTCCGCCCTGAAGCTGGGCCAGGCGCGCGGGGCCGCGATCACCGCCCTCGCGATCCACGGGCTGAGCGTCCACGCCTACAGTCCGGCCCAGATCAAGCTCGCCGTCGCCGGCAAGGGCAACGCCGCCAAGGAGCAGATCCAGCACATGGTGCGCGCGCTGCTCAGCCTCCCCGCGGCGCCGCAGGCCGACGCCGCCGACGCGCTTGCCTGCGCGCTGTGCCACTGCCACACCGGCGCAACGCTCGCGCACATCGCGCGCGCCGGCGCGCTGGCGCGGGAACAGCGGCTGTGATCGGGCGCCTGCGCGGCACGCTGGTCCAGCGCCAGGCCCCGTTCCTGCTGCTCGACGTGAACGGCGTCGGCTACGAGCTCGAGGCCACCATGAGCACCTTCAGCGACCTGCCCGCGCCGGGCGCCGAGTGCGTGGTCTACACCCACCTGATCGTGCGCGACGACGCCCACCTGCTGTACGGTTTCGCCGACCTCGCCGAGCGCGCGCTGTTCCGCGAGCTGATCAAGGTCAACGGCGTCGGCGCGCGCATGGCAATGAACGTGCTGTCCGCCATGCCGGTCGGAGAGTTCGCGCGCAGCATCCACGAGGGCGACACCGCCGCGCTGACCCGGGTGCCGGGCATCGGCAGGAAGTCGGCCGAGCGCCTGATCGTCGAGATGCGCGACCGCCTCGGCGAAGATCACCCCGCCGGCGCGCCGGCGCTTGCCGCCGCCCGCCCCGGCGCGCCGGCCGATCCGGTGCACGACGCGGTGAGCGCGCTCGCCGCGCTCGGCTACAAGCCGCACGAGGCGAGCCGCATGGTGCGGGGCATCGACGCCACGGGCAAGAACAGCGAGGAGATCATCCGCTCCGCGCTGCAGGCGGCGGTGAGATAGCGCATGATCGAGACCGACCGCATCATCATGGCGGAGGGCCTCCGCGGCGAGGACGTGGTGGATCGCGCGGTGCGCCCGGCCCGGCTCGCCGACTACGTCGGGCAACTGGCCGTGCGCGAGCAGATGGAGATCTTCATCCGCGCCGCCGGGGCGCGCAACGAGGCGCTCGATCACACCCTGATCTTCGGGCCGCCCGGCCTCGGCAAGACCACGCTCGCCCACATCATCGCCAACGAGCTCGGCGTGAACCTGCGCCACACCTCGGGTCCGGTGCTGGAGCGCGCCGGCGACCTCGCCGCGCTGCTCACCAACCTGGAGCCGAAGGACGTCCTGTTCATCGACGAGATCCACCGCCTGAGCCCGGTCATCGAGGAGGTGCTCTATCCGGCGATGGAGGACTACCAGCTCGACATCATGATCGGCGAGGGCCCGGCGGCGCGCTCCATCAAGCTCGACCTGCCGCCCTTCACGCTGGTCGGGGCGACCACGCGCGCCGGCCTGCTCACCTCGCCGCTGCGCGACCGCTTCGGCATCGTGCAGCGGCTGGAGTTTTACACGGTGGAGCAGCTGACCGCCATCGTGACGCGCGCGGCCGGCATCCTCGGGGTGCCGATCGACGCGGCGGGGGCGGGCGAGATCGCGCGCCGCTCGCGCGGCACCCCGCGCATCGCCAACCGCCTGCTGCGGCGGGTGCGCGACTACGCCGAGGTGCGCCAGGACGGGCGCGTCACCGGCGCGGTCGCCGACCAGGCCCTGCGCATGCTCGACGTGGACGCCGGCGGCCTCGATGCCATGGACCGCCGCCTGCTGCTGACCATCATCGAGAAGTTCGAAGGCGGCCCGGTCGGCGTGGACAGCCTGGCGGCCGCAATCGGCGAGGAGCGCGGCACCATCGAGGACGTGATCGAGCCGTTCCTGATCCAGGAGGGCTACCTCATGCGCACCGCGCGCGGCCGCATGGTGATGCGCGGCACCTATCAGTACCTCGGGCTGACCCCGCCGGACCGGGCGGCGCCGGCACCGGACCTGTTCGGGGTGCAATGACGGGTTTTCCGCGGTTTTTCCGCGCCACGCGCGGAAAATGCGCCGCAATCTCCATGACATGACGTCCGATTTCCTCTAATATTCCCGACTTTGTGACACGTGACGATGGCGCGATCGCCCATGTTTTACTGGCCGGTGCGGGTGTATTACGAGGATACCGACAGCGGCGGCGTGGTTTACTACGCCAATTACCTGAAATATATGGAGCGTGCGCGCACGGAATGGCTGCGGAACCTGGGCATCGAACAGGATGTCCTGGCCAGGAGCGAGGGAATCATCTTCGCGGTGCGCTCGCTGGCGATCGACTACCTGCGCCCGGCCCGTTTCAACGAGCAGCTGTATGCCGGCGCCGAGGTGCGCGCGCGCCGCGCGGCGAGCCTCGAGTTCGCGCAGCGCGTGGTGCGCGCCGACAGCCGGCCGGCCGCGGAGGCGGTGCGGGAGGGCGGCGCGGAGGAACTGTGCACGGCGCGTGTGCAGATCGTGTGCGTGGACGCGGCGGGGCTGCGGCCGCGGCGCATACCGGAATACCTGATGGCGGAGACACTGAGTGAAGGTTGACTTGTCGTTGTTCCACCTGGTGACGAACGCCAGCTTCCTGGTGCAGATGATCATGCTGCTCCTGCTGCTGGCCTCGGTCGCGTCCTGGACCCTGATCTTCCGCAAGTGGCGCGAGCTGAAGACCGCGCGCCTGACCATGGACCAGTTCGAGGACCGCTTCTGGTCGGGCGGCGACATCGCCGAGCTGCACCAGAAGATCTCCGCGCGCAAGCAGGTGATCCAGGGCGCCGAGCAGCTCTTCAACGTCGGCTTCACCAGCTACCTGCACATCCTGAAGAAGAAGGGCGCGAGCACGGCCGAGGTGCTGGACGGCACGCGCCGCGCGATGCGCGTGGCGCTCAACCGCGAGGCGGACAAGCTCGAGACCCACCTGCCGTTCCTCGCCACCGTCGGTTCGATCAGTCCCTTCGTCGGCCTGTTCGGCACGGTGTGGGGCATCATGAATTCCTTCCGCGCGCTCGGCAACGTGAGCCAGGCGACGCTGGCGATGGTCGCCCCCGGCATCGCCGAGGCGCTGATCGCCACCGCCATGGGCCTGTTCGCGGCCATCCCGGCCGTCATCGCCTATAACCGCTACGTTCACGAGGTGGAGCGGATGATCAACCGCTACGACAACTTCCTCGAGGAATTCACCGCCATCCTGCAGCGCCAGACGCCGAGCGGCCTCGGCGGCGGCAGGTCCGCGGTCGTCACGGAGGAGGCCGACTGATGCTGCGCCGGGTGCATCGGCGTCCGATGTCCGAGATCAACGTGGTGCCGTACATCGATGTGATGCTGGTGCTGCTGGTGATCTTCATGATCACGGCCCCGCTGCTGACCCAGGGCGTGCAGGTGGAGCTGCCCAAGGCGGCGGCCAAGCCGATGAAGAGCGAGCAGCCCGAGCCGCTGGTCGCCTCGGTCGATGTGCAGGGCCGCATCTACCTCAACATCGGCGGCAACGAGGATCAGCCGATCGACGCCGACACGCTGGTGCAGCGCACCGCGGCGGTGCTGCGCAACAAGCCCTTGACGCCGGTGATGGTGCGCGGCGACAGCAAGGCCGACTACGGTTCGGTGGTGGCGGTGATGACGCTGCTGCAGAAGGCGGGCGCGCCGAGCGTCGGGCTGGTGACTGAGTCGCCGGAGACGAAGCGGCGGTAACCCGATGAAGCGACCGAATCTGCTGGCGGAGATCGCGTCCGGCCTGGGGGGATGGTTGCGGGGGCTGGCCGCGCAGCCGCGCTACCTCATCTATGCCGTGCTGGTGCACGTCGCCTTCTTCATCGTGCTGGTGATGAGCTTCGAGTGGACGCCGACCCCGACCGGATCACCCGCCCCGGAGGTCGATATCATCGAGGCCGTCGTCATCGACGAGACCAAGGTGCAGCAGGAGCTCGACAAGCTCAAGCGCGCCGAGGCGCAGCAGAAGGCGGACGAGGCGCGCAAGCGCGATCAGTTGCGCAAGGCCGAGGAGGCCCGCAAGCGCGAGGAGCAGCGCCTGACCCAGTTGAAGCAGGAGCAGGAAGAGGCACGCAAGGCGGCCGAGGTCGCCGAGAAACAGGCTGCCGAGGCCAAAAAGCAGGCGGAGACCGCCAGGCAGCAGGCGGAGGCGACGCGCAAGGCCGAAGATGCGCGCCGGGCGGAGGACGCCCGCAAGGCGGAAGAGGCGCGCAAGGCGACCGAGACGGCGCGCAAGGCCGCGGAGGCGAAGAAGGCGGAAGAGGCGGCACGCCAGGCGGCCGCCGCGCGGGAGCGTTCCGCGCGCGAACAGAGCGAAGTGGACAAGTACGTCGTGATCATCAAACAGAAGGTCGAGCGCAACTGGATCAAGCCGGTGCAGTGGCAGAACCTGCGCTGCCGGGTGCGGGTGAACCTTATCCCGGGCGGCGACGTCATAAATGTCAAGATCGTGACCGGCAGCGGGGACCCCCTGTTCGACAGCTCGGTCGAGGCAGCCGTGCGCAAGGCCTCGCCCTTGCCGGTGCCGTCGGCCAGCGATCCGCTGTTCGACCGTTTCCGTGAACTGGAGTTTGTCTTCAACCCCCAGGGTTAATCATGCAGCCATTGCTCAGGACACTTGCCCTCATCGCCTGCCTTTCGTGCACCATGAACGCGCAGGCCGTATTGACCATCGAGATCACGCAGGGCGCCGCCGGCGCGCTGCCGATCGCGATCGTGCCGTTCTCCTGGACCGGCGCGGAGCCGCTGCCGGTGGATGTCGCCGGAATCATCTCCGCCGACCTGCAGCGCAGCGGGCGCTTCTCCCCGCTCGCGGTCAAGGACATGGTGTCGCGCCCGACCGAGGCCGCGCAGGTCAATTACCGCGACTGGCGCATGGTCGGTATGGACAACCTGGTGGTGGGGCGGGTGACCCCCCAGGCCGACGGCTACATGGTGCAGTTCCAGCTGCTCGACGTCGTCAGGCAGACCCAGCTCGCCGGCTACACCGTCAACTCCGACCGCGCGAAGCTGCGCTGGACCGCACACCAGATCGCCGACATGATCTACGAGACCCTGATCGGCGAGCCGGGGGCGTTTGCGACGCGCATCGCCTTCGTGTCGGAGATCCTGGAGGCGGGCAAGCGCAAGTATTCCCTGCAGGTGGCGGATTCCGACGGCTTCAATGCGCGCCCGATCCTGAAGTCCGCCCAGCCCCTGATGTCGCCCTCGTGGTCGCCGGACGGCAACCGCCTGGCCTATGTCTCGTTCGAGACCGGGGCAGCGGCGATCTACGCCCAGGACATCAATACCGGGCGGCGCGAGATCATCTCCTTCGCCAAGGGGCTGAACAATGCGCCGTCCTGGTCGCCGGACGGCAGAAAATTGGCGCTCGTGCTGTCCAAGGACGGCAATCCCGAGATCTACGTGCTCGACCTGGCCGCCAAGCAGCTGCGCCGCCTGACCAACAACTTCGCCATCGACACCGAGCCGGTTTGGACCCCCGACGGGGCTGCGATAATATTTACCTCCGATCGGGGCGGCGCGCCGCAGATCTACCGGGTGGCGGTGGGTTCCGGCGAGACCACGCGGCTGACCTTCGAGGGCAAGTACAACTCGCGGCCCGCGCTCTCCCCGAACGGGAAATACATGGCGTTCGTGCACGGGACGGGCAACCAGTTCAGCATCGCGACGATCGAACTCGCGAACGGAAACATGCAGGTGCTGACGAATTCGCAACTCGACGAGTCGCCAAGTTTTGCACCCAATGGTAGCATGGTCATCTATGCGACCAAGGAGAAGGACAGAGGATTCTTATCCGCAGTGTCGGTCGATGGCCGCGTGCGCCAGCGGCTGATACTGCAGGAAGGACAGGCACGCGAACCCGCCTGGTCACCCTATGTAAGGTGAGTAATGGGCGTTTTGGCAATTTGAACATCGGGACCAAGAAAAGACACTAAGGAGACCATCATGAAATGTTTTACCAAGTTGACTTTTGCAATACTTCCGCTGACCTTGCTTGCCGCCTGCGCCTCGACGCCGGATGAGCAGGCCGCGTCATCGGACACCGGCGCGCAGACGCAGCCGATGACGTCGGGCGGCGGCGCCCAGAGCATGGGCGCGGACGGCTCCGGCGGCACGCAGATGAACCCGCTCAACGACCCGAACAGCCTGCTGTCGAAGCGCGTCATCTACTTCGATTTCGACAAGGCCGACATCCGGCCCGAGTTCCGCGACATCGTGCAGGCGCACGCCGCCTACCTGGGCCAGAACGCCAACGTCAGCGTCACCCTCGAGGGTCATGCGGACGAGCGCGGCTCGCGCGAATACAACATCGGCCTCGGTGAGCGCCGTGCCATCGCGGTCAAGAACGTGCTGACGCTGCAGGGCGCCGGCAGCAGCCAGGTCGAAACGGTAAGCTACGGCGAGGAACGCCCGGTCGCAATGGGCCACGACGAGCAGTCCTGGGGCCTGAACCGCCGCGTCGAGATCGTCTACCGCTGATCCATCCCGCGACTTAGGGTATGGGACGCGCAACATGGGCGGTCGCCACGGCGGCCGCGTTAACGCTGATCACGGTCAACGCGCGCGCGGCCTCCGCGCTGCCGCCCATCGTTGAATCCCGGCCCGTCACGTCTTCGGGTTCACCATCCGTGCAGGGCCCGGCAGGCGCCGGGTCCGCACCACGACCTCAGAGCCTGGAAGATCGCGTCGCTCGCATCGAACGCCAGCTCGACAACCAGACCCTCGTCGACATGTACACCCGCCTCGATGCCCTGACACAGCAGGTGCAGGAGCTGCGCGGCACTGTCGAGGAACAGACCCACCACATGCAGGGCGTGGAACAGCGCCAGCGTGAGATCTATCTCGACTTCGACCGCCGCCTGCGCCAGCTCGAGACGCAGCTCGCCGATATGCAGGCGTCCGCAACGCCGTCCGCGCCGGCACCGGACGCGCCGGAGTCCGCCGGCACCGCCGCCTCGGCGGGAGAACAGGCCGCCTACCAGCAGGCCGTGGACACCCTGCGCGCCGGGCGCAACCAGGAATCGATCACCTCCCTGCAGGATTTCCTCACACGCTATCCGGAGAGCCAGTACGCCGCCAATGCGCAGTACTGGCTGGGCGAGGCCAACTACGTCATGAAGCGTTACCCGGAGGCGGTCGCCGAGTTCGAGAAGGTGGCCAGACTCTACCCCGACAGCGGCAAGGTGCCGGACGCCATGCTCAAGCTCGGCTACAGCCAGTACGAGCTCGGCCAGTACGACCAGGCCGGCGCCACGCTCAACGCCATCATCGACAAGTACCCCAAGAGCACCGCCGCGCAGCTCGCGCGCAACCGGCTGCAGCGGATCAATACACGGTAAGGTGTAAGGTGTAAGGCGTGAGGGGTGAGGGGGTAACCTCTTTCTGCCGCCATGCGCCTCACCCCTCACGCCTCACCACAGGCGGGAGTGATAACATATCCCCATCCGTACGCAGTCCCGTGCCCGCATGAATGCCTTGACCGCACAATCCGCCGAGAAAACCCTGCGCATCACCGAGATCTTCTTCTCGCTGCAGGGCGAGTCGCGCACGGTGGGACTGCCGACGGTGTTCGTGCGCCTGACCGGCTGCCCGTTGCGCTGCGACTACTGCGACACCGCCTATGCCTTCACCGGCGGCGAGACCATGACGATCGGCGACGTGCTGGCCGCGGTGCGCCGCCATCCGGCGCGCTACGTCACCGTCACCGGCGGCGAGCCGCTGGCGCAGAAGGACTGCCACGTGCTGCTGGCGGCGCTGTGCGACGCGGGCTACGAGGTCTCGCTCGAGACCGGCGGCGCGCTCGACGTCGCCGCGGTCGATCCGCGCGTTGTGAAGGTGCTGGACCTCAAGACGCCGGGCTCGGGTGAGTCCGCGAAGAACCGCCTCGAGAACCTCGCGCACCTGACGCCGCGCGACCAGATCAAGTTCGTGATCTGCGACCGCGCCGATTACGACTGGACGCGGCAGATGATCGCAAGCCACGGCCTCGCCGCGAAATGCGAGCTGCTGCTGTCACCGGCCTGGGGCCGCCAGGATCCGGCGCAGCTCGCGGAGTGGATCCTCGCCGACGGCCTGCCGGTGCGACTGCAGGTGCAGCTCCACAAGATCCTGTGGGGCGAGGCGCGGGGGCGCTGAGCATGAACGCGGCGACCCCCGCCCGCCCGCGCGCCGTCGTGCTGCTCTCCGGCGGGCTCGACTCCGCGACCCTGCTCGCGCTCGCGCACGAACGCGGCTTCGCCTGCCACGCGCTCTGCTTCTCCTACGGCCAGCGCCACGGCGCCGAGACCATCGCCGCCGCGCGGGTCGCCGACGCGCTGGGCGCGGTCGAGCTGCGCGTCATGAGCCTGTCCGGTCTCGGCGACCTCGGCGGCTCGGCGCTCACCGACACGAACATCGCGGTGCCGGAGGCGCCGAGCGCGGGCATCCCGGTCACCTACGTGCCCGCGCGCAACACCGTGTTCCTCGCTCGCGCTCGCCTGGGCCGAGGTGCTCGGCGCGTGCGACATCTTCATCGGTGTCAATGCGGTGGACTATTCCGGCTATCCCGATTGTAGGCCCGAGTTCATCGCGGCCTTCGAGAAGACGGCGAACCTCGCGACCAGGGCCGGGGCCGAGGGCGGGCATTTCCGCATCCACGCCCCGCTGATCGAGCTCGGCAAGGGCGACATCGTCCGCGAGGGCCTGCGCCTCGGCGTGGACTATGCGCTCACGGTGTCGTGCTACCAGGCGGACCCGCACGGCCGCGCCTGCGGGCGCTGCGACTCCTGCCGCCTGCGCGCCGAGGGTTTCCGCGCCGCCGGCGTCCCGGACCCGACGCGCTATCGCTGATACGGCGGGAATTCCGCCGGGATTTGGATTGGCGCGGGGGGAGTTTTGCGGCTAAAATGGCCCATTCCGCCGGGCCGCGGGTAAGACACTGGCCCGGGTCGAACAATCCAGCAGCAAATCAGATTACCGCATTGGGCCGTTAGCTCAGTTGGTAGAGCACCGGACTTTTAATCCGTTGGTCCCGCGTTCGAGCCGCGGACGGCCCACCAAACATCTCAGTCTTTCAGTAACCCGATCGTGGGAACCGCGTGCAGGAGCGCGTCAAGGCAGTCGTTGTCGATGGCGATGCCGCGCTGTCGCTGCATGATCTCGATGGATTCCTCAACCGGAATAGCCGCGCGATAGGGGCGGTCGGCGGTGAGCGCATCGAAGATGTCGCACAGGGTGATAATGCGCGTCTCGAGCCTGATCTGATCGGCGGGCAGGCCGCGGGGATAGCCCTTGCCGTCGAGGCGTTCGTGGTGGGCGCCTGCGACCAGAGCCAGTTCCGCGAAGGGGCTCAGGCGCATCAGTATCTCTTCGGTGTGCTGGGGGTGGCGTTTTACCGCGGACCATTCCTCCGCGGTCAGCCCGGACGGCTTGTCGAGGATGGAGTTGCTCACGCCGAGTTTTCCAAGGTCGTGCAGGAAGGCACCGCGGCGCAGCCAGCGCCGGCGCTCGGGCGACAGTCCGAGGTGCTGGGCGATCAGGCTGGAGTATTCCGCGACGCGTGTGCTGTGACCATAGGTGTAGGGGCTTTTGGCGTCGACCACGCGGCCGAACGCCGAGGAGATGGCGTCGAGATAGTCGTCGTCGACGATCATGCCCTTCGAGGCCGGTTCCAGGTCTGCGACCCGCGCCTCGAGCTCAGGTGATTTCAGGGTCTCCCAAAGCGCGCCAAACCGTCCGGCACTCTCGAAGGCGCGCACGACCTCAGGATCGAACCAGGTGTGGCTGCGGCCCGCCACCTCCGCCAGCGCCCGCTGCGGCCCGCCGATCGAATGGAACACGTCGGCCACCTGCGACAACAGGGCGATGCGCGAGTTGAGCGGGATCGCCGCGCCGCTGATGCGGAAGGGCCGCCCCTTGCCGTTCCAGTGTTCGTCGAGGCAGCGGATGCCGTTGGCGATCCGGTCGTTGAAGCCGAGTTGCTGCGCGATCTCCGCCCCGCGCTCGCACCGCGTCATGATGAGTTCGGTCGCGAGCTGTTCGCCGTGTTTCGCGAGATGCATGATGTGGCGGATGCGCTCGCCCAGTTGCTTGCCGAGCGCAGTGTGCCGGAGCACGAAGCTCGTGATCTCGACCAGCCGCTGCGAATCGACGAGCTTGAAGTCACGCTTGGTGGTGTGGTCGTCATAGCCGTAGAGTTCGCACAGGCGGGCGGCGTTGCTGCTGCAGCCCGCGTCCTTCAGCAGCAGGGTGTAATAGAGGTCCCACAGGTGCTCGGTGTCCAGTCCGAGCGTCTTGCCGACGTGGACGCCGATCCAGCAACTGCGCAGACAATGGCCTGGCGGCTGTCCCTCCGTCAGGTCTAGCGCATAGCTGAGGGCGCCGATCACTTCGGAAAGCAGGATGTGCTCCTGCGCATGAATCAGTCTTCCTGTGATGCGGGCGGTCATAATCCCTTCCTCGCCGCGAGCCTATGTCTGAAGAATCGCAACCAGCTGACAAGTAGCACGCCATGCAGCCGCGCATTTTCATCAGAAAACAAAGGGATATACGGTGTAATAGCCGCGGTGGGAATCGCCGCATGCAACGGCAAGCAACGAAACGGCGGATGCGGGGCTGCAGGGCCGCATCTGCAGCCGGCGGCTAACGGTTTTTAAACGCGCTCAGGCCGAGATTGAGCAGCCGCTGGATGAACTGCGCATAGGTCATGCCGGCCTTCTCGGCGGACAGGGGCCATCTCTTCGGTGCTGGACAGGGCGGCGTTGGCGTTGACGTCGAGCACGTAGACCTTTGCCGTCCTGGTTCAGGCGCAGGTCGATGCGCGTAACCGCTGAGGTCGAGGGTGCGGTAGATGCCGGCACAGCTTCGGGATTGCCCTCGGTCATGCCGGCGGGCAGGGGTGCGCACGAACTGGTAGTCGATGCCGTGGCGCTCGCGGTATTTCTCGTCCCACTTCACCTTGTAGGTGGCGATGCGCGGCCGCCTTCGTCCCTGGTCGCCGAACACCAGCTCGCGACCAGCGCAGCCACCTGCAGCCGGTTGTTGCCGATCACCGTGGCGTAGAGCTCGCGTCCTTCGATGAACTGCTCAGCGATGACGTCTCCGCCGCTCATCTCCTGCACCTGCACGACACGGTGGATGAGCTCGTCGGCGTCGTCGACCACCGAGGCCTGGGAGATGCCGAACGAACCCTGCTGCAACTGCTTCACCAGCATCGGAAAGGGGGCGGGTCGCGCCCCGCGCGCCGTAACGATCCCCCGCGGAAGGTGCCGGAATAAGGCACCGGGACGCGGTGGTGGCTCAACAGTTTCTTGGAAAGCGCCTTGTCGCGCGACAGCAGCAGCCCGCGCGGGTTGCAGCCGGTGTAGGGCAGCTAGAGCATCCCAGGTAGCTGACGATGTAGTCCAGCGCGACATTGCCCGCGAACCCTCCAGCAGGTTGAACGCGATGTGCGGCTTCCACTCGTCGATGGCGTTCCTCACCGGCGTCAGGTCGTCGCCGACGCCGACGATGCGCGCCTCGTGCCCGAGTGTGAGCAGCGCCTGGCGGACGTCGTGTTCGGTCTGGTACCCGGGCATGCGCGGATCGTTCCGGTCCGGGTCGTCCGGCGGCACCAGGTCGAAGTGCGTCAGCATCATGACCCGCAGTTTTTTATTGCTCATAGGTAGATGCGGAACCCGCCGCTGTAGAATTTCTGCAGTACGACCGAGGGGAGCAGCGCCGCCTCCGGCTTCATCTCCTGCTCCGCGCGCGACGCGCAGGCCGGGTTCGTCGCAGCGCCGCTCCATGCCCCCTCAGCACCTCGCTGATGCGGTAACTGTACTCCGCCGTCCAGCGCTCGACGATGTCGATGATATCGCGCCGCGCGGCGCATGTATGCGCGAGGCCTTTGTTCGTTACGGGCGTGCGCCGGATCGGCCGGAGAACATCTTCAGCAGGTCGCGGTCGGAAAACTCCGGGCCGTCCGAGCCGTAGCGGGCGACCTTGGCGGCGTAGTGCCCGCGCAGGGTCATGCGTATCCGGTCCGTCGGGCGGTCCTCGCGGCGGTTGCTGAGCCGGGGGCGCTGGGCGCGGACGTCTCTCGCGCATCAGCGCGTCGACGTACTCGGGTTTCCAGGCCGGCCAGTAGCGGTAGCGCCGCCGCCAGTCCGACTCAGGGCCGCCAGACGGCGAAGGTATCCGCCCAGTCCTCGTGGGCATGTGCCCGCGCATACCAGTGGAAGGCAGGTCGTGCACGAAGC
Encoded proteins:
- the ybgF gene encoding tol-pal system protein YbgF, producing MGRATWAVATAAALTLITVNARAASALPPIVESRPVTSSGSPSVQGPAGAGSAPRPQSLEDRVARIERQLDNQTLVDMYTRLDALTQQVQELRGTVEEQTHHMQGVEQRQREIYLDFDRRLRQLETQLADMQASATPSAPAPDAPESAGTAASAGEQAAYQQAVDTLRAGRNQESITSLQDFLTRYPESQYAANAQYWLGEANYVMKRYPEAVAEFEKVARLYPDSGKVPDAMLKLGYSQYELGQYDQAGATLNAIIDKYPKSTAAQLARNRLQRINTR
- a CDS encoding HD domain-containing protein; amino-acid sequence: MTARITGRLIHAQEHILLSEVIGALSYALDLTEGQPPGHCLRSCWIGVHVGKTLGLDTEHLWDLYYTLLLKDAGCSSNAARLCELYGYDDHTTKRDFKLVDSQRLVEITSFVLRHTALGKQLGERIRHIMHLAKHGEQLATELIMTRCERGAEIAQQLGFNDRIANGIRCLDEHWNGKGRPFRISGAAIPLNSRIALLSQVADVFHSIGGPQRALAEVAGRSHTWFDPEVVRAFESAGRFGALWETLKSPELEARVADLEPASKGMIVDDDYLDAISSAFGRVVDAKSPYTYGHSTRVAEYSSLIAQHLGLSPERRRWLRRGAFLHDLGKLGVSNSILDKPSGLTAEEWSAVKRHPQHTEEILMRLSPFAELALVAGAHHERLDGKGYPRGLPADQIRLETRIITLCDIFDALTADRPYRAAIPVEESIEIMQRQRGIAIDNDCLDALLHAVPTIGLLKD
- the queE gene encoding 7-carboxy-7-deazaguanine synthase QueE, translated to MNALTAQSAEKTLRITEIFFSLQGESRTVGLPTVFVRLTGCPLRCDYCDTAYAFTGGETMTIGDVLAAVRRHPARYVTVTGGEPLAQKDCHVLLAALCDAGYEVSLETGGALDVAAVDPRVVKVLDLKTPGSGESAKNRLENLAHLTPRDQIKFVICDRADYDWTRQMIASHGLAAKCELLLSPAWGRQDPAQLAEWILADGLPVRLQVQLHKILWGEARGR